The Montipora capricornis isolate CH-2021 chromosome 3, ASM3666992v2, whole genome shotgun sequence genome window below encodes:
- the LOC138041247 gene encoding uncharacterized protein isoform X1 — translation MRSKTSTMEGRLNLVFLCLFSLLSLTVAKLELIASNKTPCRKSSVNYNVTLSKGAKAGKYYKMTSIDNMDECVGHCCRSKICDVAFMVNKNCYLVKCHNSDSCELKQSDNPKFDTMLSMVSKSNTKSIEGESKGEPAIEENLQEKASGVETVEPFIQVDPEEDDMTTVTAFGTGKSKRSKRSSDLIDMVVAVGCGTVAVAVGVAGVIVMTRRLIDNNKS, via the exons atgaG ATCAAAGACTTCAACCATGGAAGGCAGATTAAATTTGGTTTTTCTCTGCCTATTTTCACTTCTTAGTCTAACAG TTGCAAAGCTGGAATTGATCGCATCGAACAAGACACCATGTAGGAAAAGTTCAGTTAATTACAATGTTACTCTTAGTAAAGGCGCAAAGGCTggaaaatattacaaaatgacCAGTATCGATAACATGGATGAGTGCGTAGGTCACTGCTGCCGATCCAAGATTTGTGATGTTGCTTTTATGGTAAACAAGAATTGCTACCTTGTAAAGTGTCACAATTCGGATTCGTGCGAGCTCAAACAATCTGATAATCCCAAGTTTGATACCATGTTGTCGATGGTTTCGAAATCCAACACCAAATCGATAGAAG GAGAAAGCAAAGGAGAACCGGCGATCGAGGAAAATCTCCAGGAAAAAGCCTCTGGCGTAGAGACAGTCGAACCATTCATTCAGGTTGATCCTGAAGAGGACGATATGACCACAGTTACTGCTTTTGGG ACTGGAAAATCAAAGCGTAGTAAGCGATCATCTGATCTAATTGACATGGTGGTCGCCGTGGGATGTGGCACAGTGGCTGTAGCAGTTGGCGTGGCTGGCGTTATAGTGATGACAAGACGTCTGATTGACAACAACAAATCATAA
- the LOC138041247 gene encoding uncharacterized protein isoform X2, translated as MEGRLNLVFLCLFSLLSLTVAKLELIASNKTPCRKSSVNYNVTLSKGAKAGKYYKMTSIDNMDECVGHCCRSKICDVAFMVNKNCYLVKCHNSDSCELKQSDNPKFDTMLSMVSKSNTKSIEGESKGEPAIEENLQEKASGVETVEPFIQVDPEEDDMTTVTAFGTGKSKRSKRSSDLIDMVVAVGCGTVAVAVGVAGVIVMTRRLIDNNKS; from the exons ATGGAAGGCAGATTAAATTTGGTTTTTCTCTGCCTATTTTCACTTCTTAGTCTAACAG TTGCAAAGCTGGAATTGATCGCATCGAACAAGACACCATGTAGGAAAAGTTCAGTTAATTACAATGTTACTCTTAGTAAAGGCGCAAAGGCTggaaaatattacaaaatgacCAGTATCGATAACATGGATGAGTGCGTAGGTCACTGCTGCCGATCCAAGATTTGTGATGTTGCTTTTATGGTAAACAAGAATTGCTACCTTGTAAAGTGTCACAATTCGGATTCGTGCGAGCTCAAACAATCTGATAATCCCAAGTTTGATACCATGTTGTCGATGGTTTCGAAATCCAACACCAAATCGATAGAAG GAGAAAGCAAAGGAGAACCGGCGATCGAGGAAAATCTCCAGGAAAAAGCCTCTGGCGTAGAGACAGTCGAACCATTCATTCAGGTTGATCCTGAAGAGGACGATATGACCACAGTTACTGCTTTTGGG ACTGGAAAATCAAAGCGTAGTAAGCGATCATCTGATCTAATTGACATGGTGGTCGCCGTGGGATGTGGCACAGTGGCTGTAGCAGTTGGCGTGGCTGGCGTTATAGTGATGACAAGACGTCTGATTGACAACAACAAATCATAA
- the LOC138042705 gene encoding neurogenic locus Notch protein-like isoform X1 — protein MVKDWIGETGEPSAMLAPTQILLFLMLLKSMARAQVFQMFLVDGKGENAQVLDTIKLPTCTHLDIQHDVTLRGGIKSGNFTKLGYLRDMQTCIDACCQDEQCDVAFMPGHVCYSVSCFSAKLCESIPAVPSIAANRSVRISHVVRGGGKGDDLEQFKKTQGMEKYTYKGKDQCTPSRIITNHTLKGGKTAGELKDLGIVESIEDCVEKCCHEKTCEVAFIVNDRCHSVECYGDELCQSLPIESEKMSPTIIYMNVRNGNRIKDKETCSPSCVSGICSAKDMCVCDRGFEGLNCNQTSTTGFCGVSGCGENGKCSWNDTCVCETGYFGHLCNHTLKCDPPCENGRCIDNSTNSTKCFCEIGWEGQFCNKSNGDMKIYSPSGGEVLFTKMDQEAEMDIKIHQIPSQGAESISALAVAIGCGVAAAIVGTATVAFIARKILGKRSTNYELLRTPIKHNKT, from the exons ATGGTAAAAGATTGGATCGGTGAGACTGGTGAACCATCTGCGATGCTGGCTCCCACACAGATTTTACTGTTCTTAATGTTACTGAAATCGATGGCAAGAGCACAAG TGTTTCAAATGTTTCTCGTGGACGGAAAAGGCGAAAATGCCCAAGTTCTGGACACCATTAAGTTGCCAACATGCACCCATTTGGACATCCAACATGACGTGACGTTACGTGGAGGAATCAAATCCGGGAATTTTACGAAGCTAGGTTATTTGAGGGACATGCAGACTTGCATTGATGCTTGTTGTCAAGATGAGCAGTGTGACGTAGCATTTATGCCAGGTCACGTGTGTTATTCAGTCAGCTGTTTCAGCGCAAAACTGTGTGAGAGCATCCCAGCCGTTCCATCTATTGCAGCCAATAGGAGTGTGCGCATTTCTCATGTGGTTCGCGGTGGAGGAAAGGGAGATGATTTGGAACAGTTCAAAAAAACACAAGGAATGGAAAAATACA CTTACAAAGGGAAAGACCAGTGTACCCCAAGCAGGATTATTACAAATCACACTTTAAAAGGAGGCAAAACAGCTGGAGAACTTAAAGATCTGGGCATCGTGGAAAGCATAGAGGACTGCGTAGAAAAATGCTGTCACGAAAAGACTTGCGAAGTTGCTTTCATAGTGAACGACAGATGTCATTCAGTTGAGTGTTATGGAGACGAGCTTTGCCAAAGTTTGCCCATTGAAAGCGAGAAAATGTCACCAACAATCATTTACATGAACGTGAGAAATGGCAACAGAATAAAGGACAAAG aaacgTGTAGCCCTTCCTGTGTCTCGGGAATATGTTCGGCAAAAGATATGTGCGTATGTGATCGAGGATTTGAAGGGTTAAACTGCAACCAAACTTCGACTACAG GTTTCTGTGGTGTATCTGGATGTGGTGAAAATGGAAAATGTTCCTGGAATGACACATGCGTATGTGAGACGGGATACTTTGGTCATCTCTGCAATCACACAC TGAAATGTGACCCGCCTTGTGAAAATGGACGATGCATTGATAATTCAACAAACTCCACCAAATGCTTTTGTGAAATAGGATGGGAAGGACAGTTTTGTAACAAATCAAACGGAG aCATGAAAATCTATTCACCTTCTGGAGGAGAGGTGTTGTTCACAAAAATGGACCAAGAGGCAGAGATGGATATAAAG aTTCACCAGATTCCATCTCAAGGAGCAGAGTCCATCTCGGCACTTGCTG
- the LOC138042705 gene encoding neurogenic locus Notch protein-like isoform X2 yields MVKDWIGETGEPSAMLAPTQILLFLMLLKSMARAQVFQMFLVDGKGENAQVLDTIKLPTCTHLDIQHDVTLRGGIKSGNFTKLGYLRDMQTCIDACCQDEQCDVAFMPGHVCYSVSCFSAKLCESIPAVPSIAANRSVRISHVVRGGGKGDDLEQFKKTQGMEKYTYKGKDQCTPSRIITNHTLKGGKTAGELKDLGIVESIEDCVEKCCHEKTCEVAFIVNDRCHSVECYGDELCQSLPIESEKMSPTIIYMNVRNGNRIKDKETCSPSCVSGICSAKDMCVCDRGFEGLNCNQTSTTGFCGVSGCGENGKCSWNDTCVCETGYFGHLCNHTLKCDPPCENGRCIDNSTNSTKCFCEIGWEGQFCNKSNGDMKIYSPSGGEVLFTKMDQEAEMDIKIHQIPSQGAESISALAVAIGCGVAAAIVGTATVAFIARKILEDPEGWRSIR; encoded by the exons ATGGTAAAAGATTGGATCGGTGAGACTGGTGAACCATCTGCGATGCTGGCTCCCACACAGATTTTACTGTTCTTAATGTTACTGAAATCGATGGCAAGAGCACAAG TGTTTCAAATGTTTCTCGTGGACGGAAAAGGCGAAAATGCCCAAGTTCTGGACACCATTAAGTTGCCAACATGCACCCATTTGGACATCCAACATGACGTGACGTTACGTGGAGGAATCAAATCCGGGAATTTTACGAAGCTAGGTTATTTGAGGGACATGCAGACTTGCATTGATGCTTGTTGTCAAGATGAGCAGTGTGACGTAGCATTTATGCCAGGTCACGTGTGTTATTCAGTCAGCTGTTTCAGCGCAAAACTGTGTGAGAGCATCCCAGCCGTTCCATCTATTGCAGCCAATAGGAGTGTGCGCATTTCTCATGTGGTTCGCGGTGGAGGAAAGGGAGATGATTTGGAACAGTTCAAAAAAACACAAGGAATGGAAAAATACA CTTACAAAGGGAAAGACCAGTGTACCCCAAGCAGGATTATTACAAATCACACTTTAAAAGGAGGCAAAACAGCTGGAGAACTTAAAGATCTGGGCATCGTGGAAAGCATAGAGGACTGCGTAGAAAAATGCTGTCACGAAAAGACTTGCGAAGTTGCTTTCATAGTGAACGACAGATGTCATTCAGTTGAGTGTTATGGAGACGAGCTTTGCCAAAGTTTGCCCATTGAAAGCGAGAAAATGTCACCAACAATCATTTACATGAACGTGAGAAATGGCAACAGAATAAAGGACAAAG aaacgTGTAGCCCTTCCTGTGTCTCGGGAATATGTTCGGCAAAAGATATGTGCGTATGTGATCGAGGATTTGAAGGGTTAAACTGCAACCAAACTTCGACTACAG GTTTCTGTGGTGTATCTGGATGTGGTGAAAATGGAAAATGTTCCTGGAATGACACATGCGTATGTGAGACGGGATACTTTGGTCATCTCTGCAATCACACAC TGAAATGTGACCCGCCTTGTGAAAATGGACGATGCATTGATAATTCAACAAACTCCACCAAATGCTTTTGTGAAATAGGATGGGAAGGACAGTTTTGTAACAAATCAAACGGAG aCATGAAAATCTATTCACCTTCTGGAGGAGAGGTGTTGTTCACAAAAATGGACCAAGAGGCAGAGATGGATATAAAG aTTCACCAGATTCCATCTCAAGGAGCAGAGTCCATCTCGGCACTTGCTG